From the Pseudomonas sp. SORT22 genome, one window contains:
- a CDS encoding serralysin family metalloprotease has protein sequence MSKVKESAIVSAGSVLQPHGASSAYSLINSFGHQYDRGGSATVNGKPSFSVDQAATQLLRDGAAWKDLNKDGTISLTYTFLTKAPSDFYGQGLGSFSAFSAQQKAQAKLSMQSWADVAKVTFKEGASGGDGHMTFGNYSDGSTGGAAFAYLPFDAPGSHKGESWYLINNQYQANVNPENGNYGRQTLTHEIGHVLGLSHPGDYNAGEGYPTYADASYGQDTRGYSVMSYWGESNTSQNFTKGGVQVYSSAPLMDDIAAIQKLYGANYATRSGDTVYGFNSTADRDFYSATSASSKIVFSVWDGGGSDTLDFSGFTQNQKINLNDASFSDVGGMIGNISIAKGAIVENAIGGSGNDLLIGNAVANELKGGAGNDIIYGGGGADKLWGGAGSDTFIFAASSDSTPSNPDRIMDFVSGQDKIDLSAMSAFAVNKLPLQFVDAFTGHAGEAVLSFDQASNLGSLSIDFTGNSLSDFLVTTVGQAVATDIVV, from the coding sequence ATGTCGAAAGTCAAAGAAAGCGCTATTGTTTCAGCTGGCTCTGTATTGCAACCGCACGGTGCAAGTTCCGCTTACAGTCTGATCAATAGTTTCGGCCATCAATATGATCGCGGCGGCAGTGCGACAGTCAATGGCAAACCTTCGTTCTCGGTCGACCAGGCCGCTACCCAGTTGCTGCGCGACGGCGCTGCCTGGAAAGACCTGAACAAGGACGGCACCATCAGCCTGACCTATACCTTCCTGACCAAGGCACCTTCTGACTTCTATGGTCAGGGGCTGGGCTCGTTCAGCGCCTTTTCCGCGCAGCAGAAAGCCCAGGCCAAACTGTCCATGCAGTCCTGGGCGGACGTGGCCAAGGTCACCTTCAAGGAAGGCGCCTCGGGCGGCGACGGTCACATGACCTTCGGCAACTACAGCGATGGCAGCACCGGCGGCGCGGCATTCGCCTACCTGCCGTTCGACGCTCCGGGCTCGCACAAGGGCGAATCCTGGTACCTGATCAACAATCAGTACCAGGCCAACGTCAACCCGGAAAACGGCAACTACGGCCGTCAGACCCTGACCCACGAAATCGGCCACGTCCTGGGCTTGTCCCACCCCGGCGACTACAACGCCGGCGAAGGCTACCCGACCTATGCCGATGCTAGCTACGGCCAGGACACCCGTGGCTACAGCGTCATGAGTTACTGGGGCGAGAGCAATACCAGCCAGAACTTCACCAAGGGCGGTGTGCAGGTGTACTCCTCGGCACCGCTGATGGATGACATCGCCGCCATCCAGAAGCTCTATGGCGCCAACTACGCGACCCGCTCCGGCGACACCGTGTACGGCTTCAACTCCACCGCTGACCGCGACTTCTACTCGGCCACCTCGGCCTCGTCGAAAATCGTCTTCTCGGTGTGGGACGGTGGCGGCAGCGACACCCTGGACTTCTCCGGTTTTACCCAGAACCAGAAGATCAACCTCAATGACGCGTCGTTCTCCGACGTCGGCGGCATGATCGGCAATATTTCCATTGCCAAGGGTGCCATCGTCGAGAACGCCATCGGCGGCTCGGGCAACGACCTGCTGATCGGCAACGCCGTGGCCAACGAGCTCAAGGGTGGTGCCGGCAACGACATCATCTACGGCGGCGGCGGTGCCGACAAACTCTGGGGTGGTGCCGGTTCCGACACCTTTATCTTCGCTGCCAGCAGCGATTCGACCCCGAGCAATCCCGACCGGATCATGGATTTCGTCAGCGGCCAGGACAAGATCGATCTGTCGGCAATGTCGGCCTTTGCCGTCAACAAGCTGCCGCTGCAGTTCGTTGATGCCTTCACCGGCCATGCCGGCGAAGCGGTGCTGAGCTTCGATCAGGCAAGCAACCTCGGTAGCCTGTCGATCGACTTCACCGGCAACAGCCTGTCTGATTTCCTGGTGACCACTGTAGGTCAGGCGGTCGCCACGGATATCGTGGTCTGA
- a CDS encoding type I secretion system permease/ATPase yields the protein MNKPTHKAGAPLWAALADHKSTLLSVGCFTALINLLMLVPSIYMLQVYDRVLSSQNETTLWMLTLMVVGFFVFIGALEAIRSFIVIRVGNQLEQGFNLHVYRAAFERNLRQGDGQAGQALNDLTQVRQFVTGPALFAFFDAPWFPIYLAVIFLFNVWLGVMACAGALLLIALAVLNERLTHKPLVEASGFQQQSTHLASSQLHNAESIQAMGMLGALRQRWFALHSRFLNLQNQASDTSAVITAVSKSLRLCLQSLVLGLGALLVIEGQMTPGMMIAGSILMGRVLSPIDQLIAVWKQWSGAHMAYQRLDGLLRAFPEPPAPMALPAPSGRLGFEQVSAGPPGKRVATLQQISFNLGAGEVLGVLGTSGSGKSTLAKVLVGVWPTLAGTVRLDGADLHRWDREALGPHIGYLPQNIELLRGSIAENIARFAELDGLKVVEAARQAGVHELILRLPQGYDTRLGEDGGDLSGGQKQRIALARALYGGPSLIVLDEPNSNLDTSGEAALATAIAQMKAQGRTVVLVTHRSAALAQADKLLVLSEGRMQAFGPTHEVMQALSRAQEQAQRQPANAALATGGGA from the coding sequence ATGAACAAGCCGACTCATAAAGCCGGGGCGCCCCTGTGGGCAGCACTGGCCGATCACAAGTCCACGCTATTGAGTGTGGGTTGTTTTACCGCGTTGATTAACCTGCTTATGTTGGTGCCCTCGATTTATATGCTGCAAGTGTATGATCGGGTACTGTCTTCGCAAAACGAAACAACCCTGTGGATGTTGACGTTGATGGTAGTCGGCTTCTTCGTATTTATCGGCGCGCTGGAAGCGATCCGCAGTTTTATTGTTATCCGGGTTGGCAACCAGCTGGAGCAGGGCTTTAACCTCCACGTCTACCGTGCAGCCTTTGAGCGCAACTTGCGCCAGGGTGACGGGCAGGCCGGGCAAGCACTTAACGACCTCACGCAAGTGAGGCAATTTGTCACCGGTCCTGCACTGTTTGCCTTCTTTGATGCACCCTGGTTTCCGATTTATCTGGCAGTGATTTTCCTCTTCAACGTCTGGCTGGGTGTCATGGCCTGTGCCGGGGCGCTGCTGCTGATTGCCCTGGCGGTGCTCAACGAACGCCTGACTCACAAGCCGCTGGTTGAGGCCAGCGGTTTCCAGCAGCAGTCCACACACCTGGCCAGCAGCCAGTTGCACAATGCCGAGAGCATCCAGGCCATGGGCATGCTTGGCGCCTTGCGCCAGCGCTGGTTTGCCTTGCATTCGCGCTTTCTGAACCTGCAAAACCAGGCCAGCGATACCTCGGCGGTGATCACCGCGGTGAGTAAGTCGCTGCGCCTGTGCCTGCAGTCGCTGGTGCTGGGGCTGGGTGCCCTGCTGGTGATCGAGGGGCAGATGACTCCGGGGATGATGATCGCCGGTTCCATCCTCATGGGCCGGGTGCTCAGCCCGATCGATCAGCTGATTGCCGTGTGGAAGCAGTGGAGTGGCGCGCACATGGCCTATCAGCGCCTGGATGGCCTGCTGCGCGCGTTTCCCGAGCCGCCGGCGCCGATGGCCTTGCCAGCGCCAAGCGGGCGCCTGGGCTTCGAACAGGTCAGCGCCGGGCCGCCTGGCAAGCGCGTGGCCACCTTGCAGCAGATCAGTTTCAACCTGGGTGCCGGCGAAGTACTTGGCGTGCTCGGCACCTCCGGCTCGGGCAAGTCGACCCTGGCCAAGGTGCTGGTCGGCGTCTGGCCGACCCTGGCCGGTACCGTGCGCCTGGACGGCGCCGACCTGCACCGCTGGGACCGCGAGGCCCTCGGCCCGCATATCGGCTACCTGCCGCAGAACATCGAACTGCTGCGCGGCAGCATTGCCGAGAACATTGCCCGCTTTGCCGAGCTCGACGGCCTCAAGGTGGTCGAAGCCGCGCGCCAGGCCGGCGTGCACGAACTGATTCTGCGCCTGCCGCAAGGCTATGACACACGCCTGGGCGAAGACGGCGGCGACCTGTCAGGCGGGCAGAAGCAACGCATCGCCCTGGCCCGGGCCCTGTACGGCGGGCCGAGCCTGATCGTGCTCGATGAACCCAATTCCAACCTCGACACCAGCGGCGAAGCGGCGCTGGCCACTGCCATCGCCCAGATGAAAGCCCAGGGCCGCACCGTGGTGCTGGTTACGCACCGCTCTGCCGCCCTCGCCCAGGCGGATAAACTGCTGGTGCTCAGCGAGGGCCGGATGCAGGCCTTTGGCCCGACCCATGAAGTCATGCAGGCCCTGAGCCGGGCTCAGGAGCAGGCCCAGCGCCAGCCCGCAAATGCCGCACTGGCAACCGGAGGTGGCGCATGA
- a CDS encoding LysR family transcriptional regulator, with protein sequence MESFSSIECFVRSAEVGSFAEAARRLSLTPAAVGKNVARLEARLGVRLFQRSTRRLTLTEAGQRFLGEVAASFQTIQYAVANLASAEGQPAGTLKVSMGTVFGRLYIVPLLAEFLRRYPAISPDWHFDNRQVDLIGQGFDAAIGGGFDLPQGVVARKLTPAHRILVAAPAYLQQHPPITQPGDLHALDGILIRSPQTGRVRSWPLTSREREQSPLSLRLRMTMSDSEAACAAAEQGLGVALVSMPFAVPYLQAGRLLRVLPGWYVDDGNISLYYAEHKLLPGKTRAFVDFIIEQFASQGLAQRFDALGSL encoded by the coding sequence ATGGAGTCGTTCAGCAGTATCGAGTGTTTTGTCCGCAGCGCCGAGGTCGGCAGCTTTGCCGAAGCCGCGCGGCGCCTGAGCCTGACCCCGGCGGCAGTGGGCAAGAACGTCGCCCGCCTGGAGGCACGTCTGGGTGTGCGCTTGTTCCAGCGCAGTACTCGGCGCCTGACCCTGACCGAGGCCGGCCAGCGTTTTCTCGGTGAGGTAGCGGCGAGTTTCCAGACCATCCAGTACGCCGTGGCTAACCTTGCCAGTGCCGAAGGGCAGCCGGCCGGTACCCTGAAAGTGAGCATGGGCACGGTGTTCGGCCGTCTGTACATTGTGCCGTTGCTGGCTGAGTTCCTGCGGCGCTACCCGGCCATCAGCCCCGATTGGCATTTTGATAACCGCCAGGTCGACCTGATTGGCCAGGGTTTCGATGCGGCCATTGGCGGCGGCTTCGATCTGCCGCAAGGCGTGGTGGCGCGCAAGCTGACTCCGGCGCACCGGATTCTGGTAGCGGCGCCGGCCTACCTGCAGCAGCATCCGCCGATCACCCAGCCTGGCGACTTGCACGCACTCGATGGCATCCTCATCCGTTCGCCGCAAACCGGGCGCGTGCGCTCCTGGCCGCTGACCAGCCGCGAGCGGGAACAAAGTCCGTTGAGCCTGCGCCTGCGCATGACCATGAGCGATTCGGAAGCCGCCTGCGCGGCAGCGGAGCAGGGCCTGGGCGTGGCGCTGGTGAGCATGCCATTTGCCGTGCCATACCTGCAGGCCGGGCGGCTGCTGCGAGTGTTGCCGGGCTGGTATGTGGACGACGGCAACATCTCGCTGTACTACGCCGAACACAAACTGTTGCCGGGCAAGACCCGGGCCTTTGTCGATTTTATCATCGAGCAGTTTGCCAGCCAGGGGTTGGCGCAGCGCTTTGATGCCTTGGGATCTTTGTGA
- a CDS encoding TolC family outer membrane protein — translation MKSLMTGLLAAFALTTGAGAQAMGPFQVYEQALRKDPVFLGALKARDAGQENRAIGRAGLLPNLSYNYNKGRNDSKARYLGDSRREDEDRHYNSYGSTFILQQPLLDYEAYASYRKGVAQALFADEEFRGKSQELLVRVMTSYTQALFADDQISISVASKQAYQQQFQQNQQLFQQGEGTRTDILEAQARYELADAEEIQARNDQDAALRELGALIGEPSARIDELAPLNDGFALLALQPATYEAWHELALANNPQLASQRQALQVAGFEVERNRAGHLPKVTAYATSRQMQSDSGNTYNQRYDTNTIGIEVSLPLFAGGGVSAATRQASRNLEQAEYELDGNTRTTLIELRRQYNACQSGVSRLRAYQRALTSAEALVQSTRQSVLGGERVNLDVLNAEQQLATTRRDLAQARYDYLLAWIKLHYYAGTLREEHLARVDEAFVRR, via the coding sequence ATGAAAAGCTTGATGACCGGGCTGCTGGCGGCGTTCGCCCTGACAACAGGGGCGGGCGCGCAGGCCATGGGGCCGTTTCAGGTGTATGAACAGGCGCTGCGCAAGGACCCGGTGTTCCTCGGCGCGCTCAAGGCCCGCGACGCCGGGCAGGAAAACCGCGCCATCGGCCGCGCCGGCTTGCTGCCAAACCTGTCGTACAACTACAACAAGGGCCGCAACGATTCCAAGGCCCGTTACCTGGGCGATTCGCGGCGCGAAGATGAAGACCGCCACTACAACAGCTACGGCTCGACCTTCATCCTTCAGCAGCCGTTGCTCGACTACGAGGCCTACGCCAGTTACCGCAAGGGCGTGGCCCAGGCGCTGTTTGCCGATGAGGAGTTTCGCGGCAAGAGCCAGGAACTGCTGGTGCGGGTGATGACCAGCTATACCCAGGCGCTGTTCGCCGACGACCAGATCAGCATCAGTGTCGCCAGCAAGCAGGCCTATCAACAGCAGTTCCAGCAGAACCAGCAACTGTTCCAGCAGGGCGAGGGCACCCGTACCGACATCCTCGAAGCCCAGGCCCGCTATGAGCTGGCCGACGCCGAGGAGATCCAGGCCCGTAACGACCAGGACGCCGCCCTGCGCGAGCTAGGGGCGCTGATCGGCGAGCCTTCGGCGCGCATCGACGAGCTGGCGCCGCTCAACGACGGCTTTGCCCTGCTGGCGCTGCAACCGGCGACCTACGAGGCCTGGCATGAGCTGGCCCTGGCCAACAACCCGCAACTGGCGTCCCAGCGCCAGGCCCTGCAAGTGGCCGGATTCGAGGTGGAGCGCAACCGGGCCGGGCACCTGCCCAAGGTCACGGCTTACGCGACTTCTCGGCAAATGCAGTCCGACAGTGGCAACACCTATAACCAGCGCTATGACACCAACACCATCGGCATCGAAGTCAGCCTGCCGTTGTTTGCCGGGGGCGGGGTGTCGGCGGCCACCCGTCAGGCCAGCCGCAACCTGGAGCAGGCCGAATATGAACTGGACGGCAATACCCGTACCACCCTGATCGAGCTGCGCCGCCAGTACAACGCCTGCCAGTCCGGCGTCAGCCGCCTGCGTGCCTATCAGCGCGCGCTGACTTCGGCCGAGGCGCTGGTGCAATCGACCCGCCAGAGTGTGCTGGGTGGCGAGCGGGTCAACCTCGATGTGCTCAATGCCGAGCAGCAACTGGCGACCACCCGCCGCGACCTGGCCCAGGCCCGCTACGACTATTTACTGGCCTGGATCAAGCTGCACTACTACGCCGGGACCCTGCGCGAGGAGCACCTGGCGAGGGTCGATGAAGCCTTTGTGCGCCGTTAG
- a CDS encoding MFS transporter: MTSATHPLSRGLILLMATATGLAVASNYYAQPLLHSIAEHFGLTTASAGAIVMAAQLSYGAGLLLLAPLGDLFEQRKLIVSMIAISTLGLLISAFSPSLIWLLIGTTLTGLFSVVAQVLVPMAAGLSDPAQRGRVVGTLMSGLLLGILLARTAAGFMAEVGSWRSIYLLAAGLMGLSAIALFRALPERHQHAGLSYPALLGSVFRLFVDEPILRLRSLLGLLSFSLFALFWTPLAFLLSAEPYHYSDAVIGLFGLAGAAGALSANWAGRLADRGKGPLGTTVGLLVLLLSWVPLAFAQSSLAALLVGVLLLDLAVQLVHVSNQNAVIVLRPQARNRLNAGYITCYFIGGALGSLLGTQLFQRYGWDGIVIAGLSIGALALLVWGLAERQRAVRPGIA, translated from the coding sequence ATGACCTCTGCCACCCACCCCCTGAGCCGCGGCCTGATTTTGCTGATGGCCACTGCCACAGGCCTCGCGGTCGCCAGCAACTACTACGCACAACCCTTGCTGCACAGCATCGCCGAGCATTTCGGCCTGACCACCGCCAGCGCCGGGGCCATCGTCATGGCCGCACAACTGAGCTACGGCGCCGGCCTGTTGCTGCTGGCACCGCTGGGCGACCTGTTCGAACAACGCAAGCTGATCGTCAGCATGATTGCCATCAGCACCCTGGGCCTGCTGATCAGCGCCTTTTCGCCAAGCCTGATATGGCTGCTGATCGGCACCACCCTCACCGGCCTGTTTTCGGTGGTCGCCCAAGTGCTGGTACCGATGGCGGCGGGCCTGAGTGATCCGGCGCAACGCGGGCGGGTGGTCGGCACGCTGATGAGCGGGCTGCTGCTGGGCATCCTGCTGGCGCGCACGGCTGCCGGCTTCATGGCTGAAGTGGGTAGCTGGCGCAGCATCTACCTGTTGGCGGCAGGATTGATGGGGCTGTCGGCGATCGCCCTGTTCCGTGCCCTGCCCGAGCGTCACCAGCACGCTGGGCTCAGTTATCCGGCGCTGCTCGGCTCGGTGTTCCGCCTGTTCGTCGACGAGCCGATCCTGCGCTTGCGCTCGCTGCTGGGGCTGTTGTCGTTCAGCCTGTTCGCCTTGTTCTGGACGCCGCTGGCCTTTCTGCTGTCGGCCGAGCCTTACCACTATTCCGACGCAGTGATCGGCCTGTTTGGCCTGGCCGGTGCCGCCGGGGCCCTGTCGGCCAACTGGGCCGGGCGCCTGGCCGACCGCGGCAAAGGCCCGCTGGGCACCACGGTGGGCTTGCTGGTACTGCTGCTTTCGTGGGTACCGCTGGCCTTTGCGCAGTCGTCGCTGGCGGCATTGCTGGTTGGCGTGCTGTTGCTCGACCTGGCGGTGCAACTGGTGCACGTGAGCAACCAGAACGCGGTGATTGTCCTGCGTCCGCAAGCGCGCAACCGCCTGAATGCCGGCTACATCACCTGCTACTTCATCGGCGGCGCCCTCGGCTCGCTGCTCGGCACGCAGCTGTTCCAGCGCTATGGCTGGGACGGCATCGTCATCGCCGGCCTGAGCATCGGCGCCCTGGCCCTGCTGGTCTGGGGCCTGGCTGAACGCCAGCGCGCCGTGCGCCCGGGTATCGCCTAA
- a CDS encoding AprI/Inh family metalloprotease inhibitor — protein sequence MRRSFRGGQIMALKRMIALGAIPLMLMTEVGMASSLLLPTPAQLAGDWMLYPENDRAAGCKMHLDAAQTLRGDLECVAGLIGQRPSGWLPTTDTLALLDGSGSAMVHFNRYKPDIFKWTSISGKILLLERKNKE from the coding sequence ATGCGCCGCTCTTTCCGAGGCGGGCAGATAATGGCTTTGAAGCGAATGATCGCGCTTGGCGCGATTCCCCTGATGTTGATGACCGAGGTCGGTATGGCAAGCAGCCTGCTACTCCCCACGCCCGCGCAACTGGCCGGTGACTGGATGCTTTACCCCGAAAACGATCGGGCCGCGGGTTGTAAAATGCACCTGGATGCAGCGCAAACCTTGCGCGGCGATCTCGAATGCGTAGCAGGGCTGATTGGGCAGCGCCCCAGCGGCTGGCTGCCGACCACTGATACGCTGGCTTTGCTTGATGGCAGCGGTAGCGCGATGGTGCACTTTAACCGTTATAAGCCAGATATCTTCAAATGGACTTCCATATCCGGAAAGATACTCTTGCTGGAACGTAAGAATAAAGAATAA
- a CDS encoding 3-oxoacyl-ACP reductase family protein encodes MSTQSSLNGKVALIQGGSRGIGAAIVKRLAAEGASVAFTYANATAQADALQQSIIADGGKALAIKADSADASAVQQAVASTVEAFGGLDILVNNAGVLAVGPLADFSLEDFDRTLAVNVRSVFVATQAAARHMGQGGRIINIGSTNAERMPFAGGGPYAMSKSALVGLTRGLARDLGPLGITINNVQPGPVDTDMNPAQGEFAESLMGLMAVGRYGHVDEIASFVAYLAGPEAAYITGASLSIDGGFAA; translated from the coding sequence ATGTCGACCCAATCCAGCCTCAACGGTAAAGTAGCCCTGATCCAGGGTGGCTCGCGCGGTATCGGCGCTGCCATCGTCAAACGCCTGGCCGCCGAAGGCGCCAGTGTCGCCTTCACCTACGCCAATGCCACGGCCCAGGCCGATGCCTTGCAGCAGAGCATCATCGCCGACGGCGGCAAGGCCCTGGCAATCAAGGCCGACAGCGCCGATGCCAGCGCCGTGCAGCAAGCTGTGGCAAGCACCGTCGAGGCCTTCGGTGGCCTGGATATCCTGGTCAACAACGCCGGGGTACTGGCCGTCGGGCCCCTGGCGGATTTCAGCCTGGAAGACTTCGACCGTACCCTGGCGGTGAATGTGCGCAGCGTTTTCGTCGCCACCCAGGCCGCTGCCCGGCACATGGGCCAGGGCGGGCGGATCATCAACATCGGCAGCACCAATGCCGAGCGCATGCCCTTCGCCGGTGGCGGCCCCTATGCCATGAGCAAGTCGGCGCTGGTCGGCCTGACCCGCGGTCTGGCCCGTGACCTCGGCCCCCTGGGCATCACCATCAACAACGTCCAGCCGGGGCCGGTGGACACCGACATGAACCCGGCCCAGGGCGAGTTCGCTGAAAGCCTGATGGGCTTGATGGCGGTGGGTCGCTACGGCCACGTCGATGAGATCGCCAGCTTCGTCGCCTACCTGGCCGGCCCGGAGGCGGCGTACATCACTGGCGCAAGCCTGAGCATCGATGGCGGCTTCGCGGCCTGA
- a CDS encoding HlyD family type I secretion periplasmic adaptor subunit, with product MSQVDKSRSARFYVRLGWLLTLVGFGGFIAWATLAPLDQGIAVQGTVVVSGKRKAVQSLAGGVVSRILVSEGQLVKQGQPLFRLDQTQVQADVQSLQAQYRLAWASLARWQSERDNLGAIIFPAQLASNPDPQLSLVLESQRQLFSSRRDAQAREQAGLTASIDGAVAQLAGMRRARGDLQAQADSLREQLENLKPLAIQGYIPRNRLLEYQRQLSQVQRDLAQNSGDSARLEQGIVESRLNLQQRREEYQKEVRSQLAEAQLKSLTLEQQLTSAGFDLQHSEILAPADGIAVNLGVHTEGAVVRAGETLLEVVPQGTALEVEGRLPVNLVDKVAMQLPVDILFTAFNQSSTPRVSGEVALISADQLLDDKTGQPYYVLRSTVSEQALARLDGLVIKPGMPAELFVRTGERSMLNYLFKPLLDRAGTALTEQ from the coding sequence ATGAGCCAGGTCGATAAAAGCCGCAGTGCCCGGTTTTACGTGCGCCTGGGCTGGCTGCTGACCCTGGTCGGTTTTGGCGGGTTCATTGCCTGGGCAACCCTGGCGCCGCTCGATCAAGGCATTGCCGTGCAGGGCACCGTGGTGGTCTCGGGCAAGCGCAAGGCGGTGCAATCTCTGGCCGGTGGCGTGGTCAGCCGCATCCTGGTCAGCGAAGGCCAGTTGGTAAAACAGGGTCAGCCGTTGTTTCGCCTCGACCAGACCCAGGTCCAGGCCGATGTGCAATCGCTGCAGGCCCAGTACCGCTTGGCCTGGGCCAGCCTGGCGCGCTGGCAGAGCGAGCGCGACAACCTCGGCGCAATCATCTTTCCAGCGCAGCTTGCCAGCAACCCCGACCCGCAGCTGAGCCTGGTGCTCGAGAGCCAGCGCCAGCTGTTCAGCAGCCGCCGTGATGCCCAGGCCCGCGAGCAGGCCGGGCTGACCGCCAGTATCGACGGCGCCGTGGCTCAGTTGGCCGGCATGCGCCGCGCCCGTGGCGACCTGCAGGCCCAGGCCGATTCGCTGCGTGAGCAGTTGGAGAACCTCAAGCCGCTGGCAATTCAGGGCTACATTCCGCGCAACCGCTTGCTCGAGTATCAGCGTCAGTTGTCCCAGGTCCAGCGCGATCTGGCGCAAAACAGCGGCGACAGCGCGCGGCTGGAGCAGGGCATTGTCGAGTCGCGGCTGAACCTGCAGCAGCGGCGCGAGGAATATCAGAAAGAGGTGCGCAGCCAGTTGGCCGAAGCGCAACTGAAAAGCCTGACCCTTGAGCAGCAACTGACCTCGGCCGGTTTCGACCTGCAGCACAGCGAGATCCTCGCCCCGGCCGACGGCATTGCGGTCAACCTTGGCGTGCATACCGAGGGCGCGGTGGTGCGCGCCGGCGAAACCTTGCTGGAGGTGGTGCCCCAGGGCACCGCCCTGGAAGTGGAAGGGCGCTTGCCGGTCAACCTTGTGGATAAAGTCGCGATGCAGCTGCCTGTGGATATCCTCTTCACCGCCTTCAACCAGAGCAGCACACCGCGGGTGTCGGGCGAGGTGGCGCTGATTTCCGCCGACCAGTTGCTCGACGACAAGACCGGCCAACCGTATTACGTGCTGCGCAGCACCGTCAGCGAGCAGGCCCTGGCACGCCTGGACGGGCTGGTGATCAAGCCGGGCATGCCGGCCGAATTGTTCGTGCGTACCGGCGAGCGCTCGATGCTCAATTACCTGTTCAAACCCCTGCTCGACCGGGCAGGCACCGCGTTGACCGAACAATAA
- a CDS encoding LysR family transcriptional regulator, which yields MNLKQIEYALAVVDTGSFTRAAERCHVVQSALSHQIARLEETLGVSLFERSSRRVRLTPAGEAFVQSARPALEATRRIAEDVAAACGEVRGQLSIGEITSLTELDLVDLLADFHAQHPRVDIRWLMAKSELLIADVRERRLDVGFIGIWPGERLEGVEYRLLAEEELVAVMAVEHPLAGKIRLSLADLEAQPLVDFPAGSGARRQTDEAFAAAGVRHRVQFEMTNIRLVEKFAKRGLAIGLVPARIANGFNGVASVAVEDAPVRHVYAIWSTHPTPAARAFVQLIEQRLADRDGH from the coding sequence ATGAATCTCAAGCAGATTGAATATGCCTTGGCGGTAGTCGACACCGGCAGCTTCACCCGCGCCGCCGAGCGCTGCCATGTGGTGCAGTCGGCCTTGAGCCATCAGATTGCCCGGCTGGAAGAAACCCTCGGCGTCAGCCTGTTCGAGCGTAGCTCGCGGCGCGTGCGCCTGACGCCTGCGGGGGAAGCTTTTGTGCAAAGCGCGCGGCCAGCACTGGAGGCGACTCGAAGGATTGCCGAGGATGTTGCCGCCGCCTGCGGTGAAGTGCGCGGGCAATTGTCGATCGGCGAGATCACCTCGCTGACCGAGCTGGACCTGGTCGATCTGCTGGCTGATTTTCATGCCCAACATCCACGGGTGGACATCCGCTGGCTGATGGCCAAGAGCGAGTTGCTGATCGCCGACGTGCGCGAGCGACGCCTGGACGTGGGTTTTATCGGAATCTGGCCGGGCGAGCGGCTGGAAGGCGTCGAGTACCGCCTGCTGGCCGAAGAAGAATTGGTGGCGGTGATGGCTGTCGAGCACCCTTTGGCAGGCAAGATTCGCTTGTCCCTGGCCGATCTTGAAGCCCAGCCGCTGGTGGATTTTCCCGCCGGTAGCGGCGCGCGCCGGCAAACTGACGAAGCCTTTGCTGCCGCCGGAGTGCGCCATCGGGTGCAGTTCGAAATGACCAACATCCGCCTGGTGGAGAAATTCGCCAAGCGCGGCCTGGCGATCGGCCTGGTGCCGGCGCGAATTGCCAACGGCTTCAATGGCGTGGCGTCGGTAGCGGTTGAGGATGCGCCGGTGCGTCACGTTTATGCGATCTGGTCGACGCACCCGACCCCGGCCGCCAGGGCCTTCGTCCAGTTGATTGAACAGCGCCTGGCCGACAGGGACGGTCATTGA
- a CDS encoding transcription elongation factor GreAB: protein MNKADLLQRIIDTLTFDLDVAQRAAQTAYEAATAEENIAENKYDTLGLEASYLATGQARRMEEIRQARAAYQQLLLRDYDPQRGIQVSNLVTLEAENGSCQQLFLGPEGAGLKIGQGEHLVTVITPRSPLGQGLLGKVEEDEVSLVLGGVPQRYFILKVL, encoded by the coding sequence ATGAACAAAGCCGACCTGTTGCAACGCATCATCGATACCCTGACCTTCGACCTGGACGTCGCCCAGCGCGCGGCGCAAACCGCCTATGAAGCGGCCACCGCCGAAGAGAACATCGCCGAGAACAAGTACGACACCCTGGGCCTTGAGGCTTCGTACCTGGCCACCGGGCAAGCCCGGCGCATGGAAGAGATCCGCCAGGCGCGGGCGGCGTACCAGCAGTTGCTGCTGCGCGACTATGACCCGCAACGCGGCATCCAGGTCAGCAACCTGGTGACCCTCGAGGCCGAGAACGGCAGTTGCCAGCAGTTATTCCTCGGCCCCGAAGGCGCGGGCCTGAAGATTGGCCAGGGCGAGCACCTGGTCACGGTGATCACCCCGCGCTCGCCACTGGGTCAGGGCCTGCTCGGCAAGGTCGAAGAGGATGAGGTCAGCCTGGTGCTCGGCGGCGTGCCCCAGCGTTACTTCATCCTCAAGGTTCTGTGA